A single window of Myxococcus fulvus DNA harbors:
- a CDS encoding Gfo/Idh/MocA family protein encodes MSGAKPGGHTLGWAVVGCGLVARDYVIPALQGARNARLVALCDPDAEALMRIQADDVVRHTALDAALADRSVEAVYIATPNHLHAAMTEACAAAGKHVLCEKPMAITAQDGLRMLSACRRAGVHYATAFDQRHHAAHRKLRTLVKEGVLGTITQARIHYACWLPADWAPNNWRIDPEQAGGGAMIDLAPHGLDLLEVVLGDEWQSLVAMTQRRVHDYAVDDGAVLMGQFRGGALGVLQVAYNCPDAYPRRTLELIGTRARALAYKTMGQTPGGTLSLTDATTGEETWLPLSPDEDQSPFRNQVEAFSECVLEGRPQPFAPERDVRLVGLLSVALHAGKAFPPCH; translated from the coding sequence ATGTCCGGGGCGAAACCAGGAGGCCACACGCTGGGCTGGGCGGTGGTGGGGTGCGGTCTGGTGGCGCGGGACTACGTCATCCCGGCGCTCCAGGGCGCGCGCAACGCGCGGCTGGTGGCGCTGTGCGACCCGGACGCGGAGGCGCTGATGCGCATCCAGGCGGACGACGTCGTCCGGCACACCGCGCTCGACGCGGCGCTGGCGGACCGGAGCGTGGAGGCCGTCTACATCGCCACGCCCAACCACCTGCACGCCGCGATGACGGAGGCGTGCGCGGCGGCGGGCAAGCACGTGCTGTGCGAGAAGCCCATGGCCATCACCGCGCAGGACGGGCTGCGCATGCTGTCCGCGTGTCGGCGCGCGGGCGTGCACTACGCCACCGCGTTCGACCAGCGCCACCACGCCGCCCACCGCAAGCTGCGCACGCTGGTGAAGGAGGGCGTGCTGGGCACCATCACCCAGGCGCGCATCCACTACGCCTGCTGGCTGCCCGCGGACTGGGCACCCAACAACTGGCGCATCGACCCGGAGCAGGCCGGCGGCGGCGCGATGATCGACCTGGCGCCCCACGGGCTGGACCTGCTGGAGGTGGTGCTGGGGGATGAATGGCAGTCGCTCGTCGCGATGACGCAGCGGCGCGTGCATGACTACGCGGTGGACGACGGCGCGGTGCTGATGGGCCAGTTCCGCGGCGGCGCGCTCGGCGTCCTCCAGGTGGCCTACAACTGCCCGGACGCGTACCCCCGGCGCACGCTGGAGCTCATCGGCACCCGCGCGCGGGCGCTGGCGTACAAGACGATGGGGCAGACCCCCGGCGGGACGCTGTCGCTCACCGACGCGACGACGGGCGAGGAGACGTGGCTCCCCCTGTCCCCGGACGAGGACCAGAGCCCTTTCCGCAACCAGGTGGAGGCCTTCTCCGAGTGCGTGCTGGAAGGCCGTCCGCAGCCCTTCGCCCCGGAGCGCGACGTGCGCCTCGTGGGTCTCCTGTCTGTGGCGCTCCACGCCGGGAAGGCGTTTCCACCATGTCACTGA
- a CDS encoding methyltransferase domain-containing protein — protein MRQPWDTVAPPPHPRHPLTGLPLTRVSPELWSDGATRWPVVDGIPFLRTGREALREAVVSALERSDRHHARALLLRDQDDHARLPPPPLSATAAVVAGVESGTMGLREAMEHLGFGPVAPYFAHRQSAPTFLSALGLLAQHWDAPPCVVELACGIGQVLREVSLRGPPVVGVDVVFAKLWLARHFIVPQAALLCADAAADLPLAPLEGATVLCHDALYFLPDKARALAELRRVAGPSGRVLVGHAHNRHVDQRGVGGTPLDPAGYAALMPGAACYDDAAFVTRFLDGGAVADTPLAELERAEALSFAWPPTPGSRSIDFGVAVPGARLSLNPLLEARDGRVRPAWPTPGLAAEYASAHYLRSDVPEDAALLRRAATDATPEQQAALVRRRWLLNLPERW, from the coding sequence ATGAGGCAGCCGTGGGACACCGTCGCGCCGCCACCGCATCCGCGCCATCCCCTCACGGGCCTGCCGTTGACGCGCGTGTCGCCGGAGCTCTGGTCGGATGGCGCCACCCGCTGGCCCGTCGTGGACGGCATCCCCTTCCTGCGCACCGGCCGCGAGGCCCTGCGCGAGGCCGTGGTGAGCGCGCTGGAGCGGAGCGACCGGCACCACGCGCGCGCCCTGCTGCTGCGGGACCAGGATGACCATGCGCGCCTGCCGCCCCCGCCCCTCTCCGCCACCGCCGCCGTCGTGGCGGGCGTCGAGTCGGGGACGATGGGACTTCGCGAGGCCATGGAGCACCTGGGCTTCGGACCGGTGGCGCCCTACTTCGCGCACCGGCAATCCGCGCCCACCTTCCTGAGCGCGCTGGGCCTGCTGGCGCAGCACTGGGACGCGCCGCCGTGCGTGGTGGAGCTGGCGTGTGGCATCGGCCAGGTGCTGCGCGAGGTGTCCCTCCGGGGCCCCCCCGTGGTGGGCGTGGACGTGGTGTTCGCCAAGCTGTGGCTCGCGCGTCACTTCATCGTGCCCCAGGCCGCGCTCCTCTGCGCGGACGCGGCCGCGGACCTGCCCCTCGCGCCGCTCGAGGGCGCCACCGTGCTGTGTCACGACGCGCTCTACTTCCTGCCGGACAAGGCCCGCGCGCTGGCGGAGCTGCGCCGCGTGGCGGGGCCCTCCGGCCGGGTGCTCGTGGGCCATGCCCACAACCGGCACGTCGACCAGCGGGGCGTGGGGGGCACGCCGCTGGACCCCGCCGGATACGCGGCGCTGATGCCCGGGGCCGCCTGCTACGACGACGCCGCCTTCGTCACCCGCTTCCTCGACGGCGGGGCCGTGGCCGACACCCCGCTGGCGGAGCTGGAGCGCGCGGAGGCCTTGAGCTTCGCCTGGCCCCCGACGCCGGGCTCGAGGTCCATCGACTTCGGCGTGGCCGTGCCGGGGGCGAGGCTGAGCCTCAATCCGCTGCTGGAGGCGCGCGATGGCCGCGTGCGCCCCGCGTGGCCCACGCCGGGCCTGGCCGCCGAGTACGCGAGCGCCCACTACCTGCGCTCGGACGTGCCCGAGGACGCGGCCCTGCTGCGGCGGGCCGCCACCGACGCGACGCCCGAGCAGCAGGCCGCCCTCGTGAGGCGGCGGTGGCTCCTGAACCTTCCTGAGAGGTGGTGA
- a CDS encoding inositol-3-phosphate synthase, producing the protein MASNERLGVAIVGLGGAVATTAVAGMELLRRGRVDTRGLPLADVKGLGLVEYDALTFGGWDLFDEDLAKAARNHAVLTEAQLAAVTPTLERMRPWAAASNPRFCKNIVDTTAKKARSLREQVQAIREDLTRFKKDEKLDRVVVVNLASTEKSVDLTRPQFATPESFEKALDANDADIGPAMLYAYAAIVDGVPFANFTPSVAADVPALLALARRTGAPVAGKDGKTGQTLLKTVLAPALRDRALHVDGWYSTNILGNRDGEALNDPASKQNKLDTKGAALDSILGYKVQDHIVQIQYYRPRGDNKEAWDNIDVTGFLGQPMQLKLNFLCKDSILAAPLVVELARTLDLARRRGEGGVIDALGCFFKAPMSRDGQPVEHAMAEQQRNLMTWLSKGRVPRTEPAPERIRG; encoded by the coding sequence ATGGCGAGCAACGAGCGGCTGGGAGTGGCGATTGTCGGTTTGGGCGGGGCGGTGGCCACCACGGCGGTGGCGGGCATGGAGCTGCTGCGCCGGGGACGCGTGGACACGCGAGGTCTGCCGCTGGCGGACGTGAAGGGCCTGGGGCTCGTGGAGTACGACGCGCTCACGTTCGGCGGTTGGGATTTGTTCGATGAGGACCTGGCGAAGGCGGCGCGCAACCACGCGGTGCTGACGGAGGCCCAATTGGCGGCCGTGACGCCCACGCTGGAGCGCATGCGCCCCTGGGCCGCGGCCTCCAACCCGAGGTTCTGCAAGAACATCGTCGACACGACGGCGAAGAAGGCCCGCTCCCTGCGTGAGCAGGTGCAGGCCATCCGCGAGGACCTCACCCGCTTCAAGAAGGACGAGAAGCTGGACCGCGTGGTGGTGGTGAACCTGGCCTCCACGGAGAAGAGCGTGGACCTCACCCGGCCCCAGTTCGCCACGCCGGAGTCCTTCGAGAAGGCCCTGGACGCGAACGACGCGGACATCGGGCCCGCGATGCTCTACGCGTACGCGGCCATCGTGGACGGCGTGCCGTTCGCCAACTTCACGCCCAGCGTCGCCGCGGACGTGCCCGCGCTGCTCGCGCTCGCCAGGCGCACCGGCGCGCCGGTGGCCGGCAAGGATGGCAAGACGGGGCAGACGCTGCTCAAGACGGTGCTCGCGCCCGCGCTGAGGGACCGCGCGCTGCACGTGGACGGCTGGTACTCCACCAACATCCTGGGCAACCGCGACGGCGAGGCGCTCAACGACCCGGCGTCGAAGCAGAACAAGCTCGACACCAAGGGCGCGGCCCTGGACAGCATCCTCGGCTACAAGGTCCAGGACCACATCGTCCAGATCCAGTACTACCGCCCGCGCGGGGACAACAAGGAGGCCTGGGACAACATCGACGTCACCGGCTTCCTCGGGCAGCCCATGCAGCTCAAGCTCAACTTCCTCTGCAAGGACTCCATCCTCGCCGCGCCGCTCGTGGTGGAGCTGGCGCGCACGTTGGACCTGGCCAGGCGCCGGGGCGAGGGCGGCGTCATCGACGCGCTGGGGTGCTTCTTCAAGGCCCCCATGTCGCGGGACGGCCAGCCCGTGGAGCACGCCATGGCCGAGCAGCAGCGAAACCTGATGACGTGGTTGTCCAAGGGCCGCGTGCCGCGCACGGAGCCCGCCCCCGAGCGCATCAGGGGCTGA
- a CDS encoding MATE family efflux transporter encodes MTQPPPDAVSPAASGGKGLLASCWLAVRGSTEDLATGPVDRAFLLLSVPMVLEMVMESIFALVDVLFVSRLGADAIATVGLTEAVLTLFRTVPLGLAVAATALVSRRIGQKDPERAARTAVQALGLGLALSVPLALAGALFARPILTAMGASPGVVTHGLGYARLMLGGFPIIMLLFLISAILRGAGDAATSMRALWLANSVNIVLAPLFIFGLGPVPALGVTGAAVATTVGRGTGVLYQLYRLLQGSGRLELRRRHLRVEPSTLRSMLKLSGGAILQSLLGMSSWLVLMRIVATFGSTALAGYTLAMRILLFAQQPSWGLSHAAGTLVGQSLGAGDTERAERAAWRASFYTLGFLGVVAVGFLVFAEPLIHRFTSEPEVALHAVRCLRIVSCSLALYAFVTVLPHAFNGAGDTTTPTVVNALFSWGLQLPLAYVLCHPLGWGPTGAFVAIAITYGALGLTSAALFRRGGWKLRHV; translated from the coding sequence ATGACGCAACCCCCACCCGACGCCGTCTCCCCCGCCGCCTCGGGGGGCAAGGGCCTGCTCGCCTCCTGCTGGCTGGCCGTGCGCGGCTCCACCGAGGACCTGGCCACCGGGCCCGTGGACCGCGCCTTCCTGCTGCTGTCCGTCCCCATGGTGCTGGAGATGGTGATGGAGTCCATCTTCGCCCTGGTGGACGTGCTCTTCGTGTCCCGCCTGGGCGCGGACGCCATCGCCACCGTGGGCCTCACCGAGGCCGTGCTCACGCTCTTCCGGACCGTGCCCCTGGGGCTCGCCGTCGCCGCGACCGCGCTCGTCTCCCGCCGCATCGGCCAGAAGGACCCCGAGCGCGCCGCGCGCACCGCCGTTCAAGCCCTGGGGCTGGGACTGGCCCTGTCCGTGCCGCTGGCGCTGGCAGGCGCCCTCTTCGCGCGCCCCATCCTCACCGCGATGGGCGCATCCCCCGGCGTGGTGACGCACGGCCTGGGGTACGCGCGGCTGATGCTGGGCGGCTTCCCCATCATCATGCTGCTGTTCCTCATCAGCGCCATCCTGCGCGGCGCGGGGGACGCGGCCACCTCCATGCGCGCGCTGTGGCTGGCCAACTCCGTGAACATCGTGCTCGCGCCCCTGTTCATCTTCGGTCTGGGCCCCGTGCCCGCCCTGGGCGTCACCGGCGCCGCGGTGGCCACCACCGTGGGCCGCGGCACCGGCGTGCTGTACCAGCTGTACCGCCTGCTCCAGGGCAGCGGACGGCTGGAGCTGCGCCGCCGTCACCTGCGCGTGGAGCCGTCCACGCTGCGCTCGATGCTCAAGCTGTCCGGCGGCGCCATCCTCCAGTCGCTCCTGGGCATGTCCAGCTGGCTCGTGCTGATGCGCATCGTCGCCACCTTCGGCAGCACGGCGCTCGCGGGCTACACGCTGGCCATGCGCATCCTGCTCTTCGCGCAGCAGCCGTCCTGGGGCCTGTCCCACGCCGCGGGCACGCTGGTGGGGCAGAGCCTGGGTGCGGGCGACACCGAGCGGGCCGAGCGCGCCGCGTGGCGCGCCAGCTTCTACACCCTCGGCTTCCTGGGCGTGGTGGCCGTGGGCTTCCTGGTCTTCGCCGAGCCCCTCATCCACCGCTTCACCTCCGAGCCGGAGGTGGCCCTGCACGCCGTGCGCTGCCTGCGCATCGTCAGCTGCAGCCTGGCCCTCTACGCCTTCGTCACCGTGCTGCCCCACGCCTTCAACGGCGCGGGGGACACCACCACGCCCACCGTGGTGAACGCCCTCTTCTCCTGGGGCCTCCAGCTGCCCCTGGCGTATGTCCTCTGCCATCCGTTGGGCTGGGGCCCCACGGGCGCGTTCGTCGCCATCGCCATCACCTACGGCGCGCTGGGCCTGACGAGCGCCGCCCTCTTCCGCAGGGGCGGGTGGAAGCTTCGACACGTCTGA
- a CDS encoding TIGR02996 domain-containing protein has protein sequence MNDSQSEFLERALAAFERHEGEDALEQLLSAWRESRSERLAWLIERMSVLLPAWLAPLTGPIDLPLLVEDLLLLANHKYPRVLSTELIDPGKWPADPRLTPVLLALAPMPVAQQGPGRIFDHVCDLLDIVRDPRGLEPLHALRATLPPDTRSTNRLDVTLQRIASQQISPLDTKTSTLCDALEQALTRREEATARSAPLREALLARVTAHPDDDSPRQVLADHLMEQGDPLGELITLQCMPQRDEARVTRLLEVHGNRWAAPLGPCVVHQLVRLERAFPVAVTVAMSPSWRLLPPPGPFWSTVREIDWSGSGYGAQAEWLAHPNLGQVTVLRQVNVRIARRLGEHPLPVRRLELTGPLAHEAPDVFMGLAALPRLSWVEVQEAEPQDVLLCASSPLARRLERFKASSLREWSLTVAPTAGVPIEATLEHESHCAALAEALRAAAGFGVHALRLHSRRRLGARHRSLLEAATARYTRVEWDLPRGFW, from the coding sequence GTGAACGATTCCCAGTCCGAGTTCCTCGAGCGCGCGCTGGCGGCCTTCGAGCGCCACGAAGGCGAGGACGCCCTCGAACAGCTGCTGTCGGCCTGGCGCGAGTCGCGCTCCGAACGACTCGCCTGGCTCATCGAGCGGATGTCGGTGCTGCTCCCCGCCTGGCTCGCTCCGCTCACGGGCCCCATCGACCTGCCGCTGCTGGTCGAGGACCTCCTGCTGCTCGCGAACCACAAGTACCCTCGCGTGCTGAGCACCGAGCTCATCGACCCCGGGAAGTGGCCCGCGGATCCCCGCCTCACCCCCGTGTTGCTCGCGCTCGCGCCCATGCCCGTGGCCCAGCAAGGCCCGGGCAGGATCTTCGACCACGTCTGCGACCTGCTCGACATCGTGAGGGACCCGCGCGGCCTCGAGCCACTCCACGCCCTACGCGCCACCCTGCCTCCCGACACCCGGTCCACGAACAGGCTCGACGTCACCCTCCAGCGCATCGCCTCGCAGCAGATCTCCCCGCTCGACACGAAGACCTCCACCCTGTGCGACGCACTCGAGCAGGCCCTCACCCGGCGCGAGGAAGCCACGGCCCGGAGCGCGCCCTTGCGCGAGGCGCTCCTGGCCCGCGTCACCGCCCATCCGGACGACGACAGCCCACGGCAGGTCCTGGCGGACCATCTGATGGAGCAGGGAGACCCCCTGGGCGAGCTCATCACGCTGCAATGCATGCCCCAACGGGACGAGGCCCGCGTCACGCGGCTGCTCGAGGTGCACGGGAACCGGTGGGCCGCGCCTCTCGGGCCCTGCGTCGTGCACCAGCTCGTGCGCCTGGAGCGAGCCTTCCCGGTGGCCGTCACGGTCGCGATGAGCCCCAGCTGGCGCCTGCTGCCGCCTCCCGGGCCGTTCTGGAGCACCGTCCGGGAAATCGATTGGAGCGGGAGCGGGTACGGCGCGCAGGCCGAATGGCTCGCACACCCGAACCTGGGCCAGGTGACGGTGCTGCGGCAGGTGAACGTCAGGATCGCCCGGAGGCTGGGCGAGCATCCCCTCCCCGTGCGACGGCTCGAGCTGACGGGGCCGCTTGCCCACGAAGCACCCGACGTGTTCATGGGGCTGGCCGCCCTGCCCCGGCTGTCCTGGGTGGAGGTCCAGGAGGCCGAACCCCAGGACGTCCTCCTGTGTGCGAGCTCTCCGCTGGCCCGGCGGCTGGAGCGCTTCAAGGCCTCCAGTCTGCGTGAGTGGTCGCTCACGGTAGCGCCGACGGCGGGAGTGCCCATCGAGGCCACCCTGGAGCACGAGTCCCACTGCGCGGCCCTGGCGGAAGCCCTCCGTGCCGCGGCGGGCTTCGGGGTCCACGCGCTCCGCCTCCACTCCCGGCGCCGGCTCGGAGCGAGGCACCGGTCGCTGCTGGAAGCCGCCACCGCCCGCTATACGCGCGTCGAGTGGGACCTGCCTCGCGGCTTCTGGTGA
- a CDS encoding DUF1993 family protein produces the protein MSLNANELSAGVFVRGLANLKTQLTKAAEHAAATGCGDQALLDARLSGAGAGDSPADLHQYTLAAHVHWAAEGAVLAMARLLGESRVPAANEARRFADLHHRLDATMAYLRELSPSDLEAGLEREVVIEHRRGSVRSNGRQFLVAFAIPHFFYHVTTAYGILRNQGVRLTMGDFLGNWGER, from the coding sequence ATGTCTTTGAATGCCAACGAGTTGTCCGCTGGCGTGTTCGTCCGCGGGCTGGCCAATCTCAAAACGCAGCTGACGAAGGCGGCGGAGCATGCCGCCGCCACGGGTTGTGGTGACCAGGCGTTGCTGGACGCGCGACTCTCGGGCGCAGGTGCGGGTGACTCGCCAGCGGACCTGCACCAGTACACCCTCGCCGCTCATGTCCACTGGGCCGCGGAGGGCGCAGTGTTGGCGATGGCGCGGTTGCTGGGGGAGTCACGGGTCCCGGCCGCGAACGAGGCGAGGCGTTTCGCGGACCTCCATCACCGGCTCGATGCGACGATGGCGTATCTGCGCGAGTTGTCTCCAAGCGACCTTGAAGCTGGCCTCGAACGAGAGGTCGTCATCGAGCACCGCCGTGGCTCGGTGCGCTCCAATGGGAGACAGTTCCTGGTGGCCTTCGCGATTCCCCACTTCTTCTATCACGTGACCACGGCCTACGGCATCCTGCGCAATCAAGGTGTGCGACTCACCATGGGCGACTTCCTGGGCAACTGGGGGGAGCGTTGA
- a CDS encoding DUF4157 domain-containing protein: MSSPATPGSQFDFARIAITPPRLQRELTISAPGDPFERQADAVADQVMGTPRPTTLGSGLHRGNGDVGASRALAPPVVHEVLARPGRPLEPAARDAMEERFGGADFSSVRVHDDSRAAQSALAVGAHAYSVGSDVVFAPGRYGPGTATGDRLLAHELTHTLQGGTSTLRRQPLDTPLLGADTDEPQSLKNSVSASNPQAARLEIARIHRWLARQPPGADNATIRHLRAELARLEALVGPASPQTSSDAFTSLFNDEFADVLIGFGVPAAPLTTARLQVLFTSTQRQKLRSFILTRRIPERLFNGSDRGATTAQQRLLLSAHILAKGIYQPGSFDQRVHAQFCFHWVQIVHHYAGATPPGSGFSGGVMGSFDPLGAAMLNTGRSIDVTRQDRVSKDKLPLDEAEGAEMPPSCGAGHAGAAQAPVTTTSEGLGPLHEGTKQAEAAEKAAAENPGKGSKYYRQRHLPLAKLDDIQTGDWLYLYNANASEGGGHSVIFSHWEKKGLIHTPSGERYHLAIVWSQPTPARGGVQHKARLGGRFVPNPGNNLDPYVTPVTHISRVTPDTGPALTAAQMLPGRTGAAATTLAKENTDFIQKKKLKGPVNRKKLVTWLQTKNESFLGSLGKHLDPGQLTVLRGVNRGDDLEALVRLFQRTRTLSTNARVLDANIRAYNAKLDPKHKEAKEGKEAEVAAATRKLRAVDVEIESVESDPRVNDPTLARELEAAAADLQRELSKLGAGPEREELKMQRERYLAKAAAAREVQRRRGELRVGRDKAVKARDAAQAIKLPYGVVHPGDLGKEDRRQQASGRLADINADIDWSAVVDPAPTAPPTTTPKKP, translated from the coding sequence GTGTCGTCGCCGGCCACGCCCGGTTCCCAGTTCGACTTCGCCCGCATCGCCATCACGCCGCCACGGCTTCAGCGCGAGCTGACCATCAGCGCTCCGGGGGACCCATTCGAGCGCCAGGCAGACGCCGTGGCCGACCAGGTCATGGGGACGCCGCGACCGACGACGCTCGGCTCGGGGCTGCACCGGGGGAATGGTGACGTGGGGGCCTCGCGCGCGCTCGCGCCGCCGGTTGTCCATGAGGTGCTCGCTCGGCCCGGGCGTCCGCTGGAGCCGGCCGCGCGCGACGCGATGGAAGAGCGCTTCGGTGGCGCCGACTTCTCTTCCGTGCGTGTGCATGACGACTCGCGGGCCGCGCAGAGCGCCCTCGCGGTGGGCGCGCACGCCTACTCCGTCGGCAGTGACGTGGTCTTCGCTCCCGGGCGTTACGGGCCGGGGACGGCCACCGGGGACCGGCTGCTGGCGCACGAGCTGACGCACACCCTCCAGGGCGGTACGAGCACACTCCGCCGGCAGCCCTTGGACACGCCGCTGCTGGGGGCCGACACGGACGAGCCGCAGTCACTGAAGAACAGCGTCAGCGCCTCGAACCCGCAGGCCGCCCGGCTGGAGATCGCCAGGATTCACCGCTGGCTGGCACGGCAGCCCCCTGGGGCCGACAACGCGACGATCCGCCATCTGCGTGCCGAGCTCGCCCGCCTGGAGGCGCTCGTCGGCCCGGCGTCGCCCCAGACGTCGTCGGACGCGTTCACCTCCCTCTTCAACGATGAGTTCGCGGACGTGCTGATTGGGTTCGGCGTGCCGGCCGCTCCGCTGACCACCGCGAGGCTCCAGGTGCTCTTCACGAGCACCCAGCGCCAGAAGCTGCGGAGCTTCATCCTCACCCGGCGCATCCCCGAGCGCCTGTTCAATGGCTCCGACCGGGGGGCGACCACGGCGCAGCAGCGCCTGCTCCTCTCGGCCCACATCCTCGCCAAGGGCATCTACCAGCCCGGCTCGTTCGACCAGCGGGTGCATGCGCAGTTCTGCTTCCACTGGGTGCAGATCGTCCACCACTACGCCGGCGCCACCCCGCCCGGGTCTGGCTTCTCCGGAGGGGTGATGGGGTCCTTCGACCCGCTGGGCGCCGCGATGCTCAACACGGGGAGGTCGATTGACGTCACGAGACAAGACCGGGTCTCGAAAGACAAGCTCCCCCTCGATGAGGCCGAGGGCGCCGAGATGCCCCCGTCCTGCGGCGCCGGGCACGCTGGGGCGGCGCAGGCGCCCGTGACGACGACGTCCGAGGGACTGGGGCCGCTGCACGAGGGAACGAAGCAGGCGGAGGCGGCGGAGAAGGCGGCGGCGGAGAATCCCGGCAAGGGGTCGAAATACTACCGGCAACGGCATCTTCCCTTGGCGAAGCTCGACGATATCCAGACGGGAGACTGGCTGTACCTCTACAACGCCAACGCCTCGGAAGGCGGTGGGCACAGCGTCATCTTCTCCCACTGGGAGAAGAAGGGTCTCATCCATACGCCATCTGGAGAGCGCTACCACCTGGCCATCGTCTGGAGCCAGCCGACCCCCGCCAGAGGCGGCGTGCAACACAAGGCGAGGCTGGGCGGCCGCTTCGTGCCCAATCCCGGGAACAACCTGGACCCCTACGTCACGCCCGTCACGCACATCTCACGGGTGACTCCCGACACGGGGCCCGCGCTCACCGCGGCCCAGATGCTGCCGGGCCGCACGGGCGCGGCCGCGACGACGCTGGCGAAGGAGAACACGGACTTCATCCAGAAGAAGAAGCTCAAGGGCCCGGTGAACCGGAAGAAGCTCGTGACCTGGCTCCAGACCAAGAACGAGTCCTTCCTGGGCTCGCTGGGCAAGCACCTGGACCCGGGACAGCTCACCGTGCTCCGCGGCGTGAACCGGGGCGACGACCTGGAGGCGCTGGTCCGCCTCTTCCAGCGGACGCGCACCCTGAGCACCAACGCGAGGGTGCTCGACGCGAACATCCGCGCCTACAACGCGAAGCTGGACCCGAAGCACAAGGAGGCCAAGGAGGGCAAGGAGGCCGAGGTGGCGGCCGCGACCCGGAAGCTGCGCGCGGTCGACGTGGAGATCGAGTCGGTGGAGAGCGACCCTCGGGTGAATGACCCGACGCTCGCCCGCGAGCTCGAGGCCGCGGCGGCCGACCTTCAGCGGGAGCTCTCGAAGCTGGGCGCGGGGCCGGAGCGCGAGGAGCTGAAGATGCAGCGGGAGCGTTATCTGGCCAAGGCCGCCGCGGCGCGCGAGGTGCAGCGCAGGAGAGGGGAGTTGCGCGTCGGCCGTGACAAGGCGGTCAAGGCGCGCGACGCGGCGCAGGCCATCAAGCTGCCCTACGGTGTCGTGCACCCCGGCGACCTCGGGAAGGAGGACCGGCGGCAGCAGGCCTCCGGTCGGCTGGCGGACATCAACGCGGACATCGACTGGAGCGCGGTGGTGGACCCCGCTCCGACAGCGCCTCCGACGACGACACCCAAGAAGCCGTGA
- a CDS encoding alpha/beta hydrolase, translated as MAHSISAPLAVPTGVPRALAKEGSRPRTWPGVLLGVLLTPVAGLLLATAARIGASPSGWSYSGGLVLVAVGLMLRARGLWRAGLGLIALVACSRLLFADGTLLQTVQLPEGGHRWVNRLVDERDGTLFAAHALVRLGKLPRSDASGFIPALEAAFDRMELAEGAVATPAIATYLGLQSPESFDALVIPPARGATPDTAVVFLHGYAGNFAVYCWEMARAAWTISALTVCPSVGPAGDWWSPQGERTLKATLEWLSARGVRRFYLGGLSNGGVGASVLVHRVSHPGLELRGLVLVSGAESSAPVPKVPALVIQGRHDSMMGTPAMRTYVERLGQRATYVELDSGHFVFLDRHLESEKAISQWLRQQEGI; from the coding sequence ATGGCTCATTCCATCTCCGCTCCCCTGGCGGTTCCCACGGGCGTTCCTCGTGCTCTCGCGAAGGAGGGCTCTCGGCCCCGCACGTGGCCCGGAGTCCTGCTGGGAGTTCTCCTGACACCTGTCGCCGGGCTGCTGCTGGCGACGGCGGCCCGCATCGGCGCCTCGCCCTCGGGCTGGAGCTACTCCGGGGGGCTCGTGCTGGTGGCCGTCGGCCTGATGTTGCGTGCCCGGGGCCTGTGGCGGGCGGGGCTCGGGCTCATCGCGCTCGTCGCCTGCTCACGGCTGCTCTTCGCGGATGGCACACTCTTGCAGACGGTGCAGCTCCCGGAAGGAGGCCACCGGTGGGTGAATCGGCTCGTCGACGAGCGGGATGGGACGCTGTTCGCGGCGCACGCCCTGGTGCGACTGGGGAAGCTGCCGCGCTCGGATGCGAGCGGGTTCATCCCCGCGCTGGAGGCGGCGTTCGACCGGATGGAGTTGGCGGAGGGGGCGGTGGCCACGCCTGCGATTGCGACCTACCTGGGGCTTCAGTCGCCGGAGTCCTTCGATGCGCTGGTCATCCCGCCGGCTCGAGGGGCAACGCCGGACACGGCCGTGGTCTTCCTGCACGGGTATGCGGGCAACTTCGCCGTGTACTGCTGGGAGATGGCGAGGGCGGCCTGGACCATCTCCGCGTTGACGGTGTGTCCCTCGGTGGGCCCCGCTGGCGACTGGTGGTCGCCCCAGGGGGAGCGCACCTTGAAGGCGACCCTCGAATGGCTCTCGGCCCGAGGGGTTCGTCGCTTCTACCTGGGAGGGCTCTCCAACGGCGGCGTGGGGGCGAGCGTGCTCGTCCATCGCGTCTCACACCCTGGCCTCGAGCTGCGGGGATTGGTGCTCGTGTCCGGCGCGGAGTCCTCGGCCCCCGTGCCCAAGGTGCCCGCGCTGGTGATACAGGGGCGCCATGACTCCATGATGGGCACCCCCGCCATGCGCACCTATGTCGAGCGCCTGGGGCAGCGAGCCACCTATGTGGAGCTGGACAGCGGGCACTTCGTGTTCCTCGACCGCCATCTCGAATCAGAGAAGGCGATCTCCCAGTGGCTCCGTCAGCAGGAGGGGATATGA